Proteins encoded in a region of the Streptomyces sp. NBC_00310 genome:
- the tmk gene encoding dTMP kinase: MMRAEQPTAHNPASDDALAADSRERAVRALLRRPQLKRLWSAQLVGGVGDVLALFVLVLLAFQAAIAEGSFGGGYRGVALTVAAVFGTRALATLLFGAVLLGPLTSLTAQEGPLDRRWTMVGADGLRVLLLIVAPLWIDWTPDNALAVLLVTAFVAGVAERFWTVCRESAAPALLPAPPPEGATVRPLPDHMDALRRLALRTGFVAVPLAAAVLVVAALLNNLLGAGIDWFGQHQAALASYVAAGLFAASLSLVTFLELPKTRTPRARSPLEGLRRPKTGTGVDKGRTGAIPLLVPACGAVAGAVAAAVAVAVLHAKDLGGGPVMYGLFVAALTGGVVVGIRRAPSVLPSLSRRRLLALAIAFTGVALLAAGLTPDVTSVLLILGLAGVGAGIAANTGHTLLDQEAEDFRRARTTEHLHAVVRVFVALAVLVAPLVAAVIGPHRLESGKFVFAHGGAAFTLMLVGALLLPVAAWVLAKADDRSGVPLRQDLRDALLGGDDPVQAPAETGFFIALEGGDGAGKSTQVEALAEWIRAKGHEVVVTREPGATPVGKRLRSILLDVSSAGLSNRAEALLYAADRAEHVDTVVRPALERGAVVISDRYIDSSVAYQGAGRDLSPTEIARISRWATDGLVPHLTVLLDVSPEAARERFTEAPDRLESEPAEFHERVRAGFLTLAAADAGRYLVVDAAQDPEAVTTVVRHRLDVMLPLSEAEVKAQEEARRKAEEEARRKAEEEAARKAEEERLERERQEELARLRAEEEERKRRELEEAQRREAERQAEEARQRAEEARRRAEEEQARLLAEEKARAEQEERRRVEEERRRQQAAEEQRLRAEAEALRLEKQRKAEEALLRAEEARRVAAAAEAERAAAIAAEAERAAAERAAAAAAEAERAAEAERGAEAERGARAEAARSGRAARGGPSTADDAATVTTPFVTPTNASGGPVDETAVLPPVRADGPGGAGSSGSPRGAGADSETTAKLPKPPVPSSGAAPEDETTVLPQVPSGAADETAVLPPVREDRVPPGYFRDERSGPDGAEGRTRELPQVDEEGTPRRRPRSDWAEETPLDDLPTLADELLGPHGEDDTDGRRGWGRRRR, from the coding sequence ATGATGCGAGCCGAGCAGCCTACGGCCCACAACCCGGCCTCCGATGACGCCCTGGCGGCCGATTCCAGGGAGCGCGCCGTGCGGGCGCTCCTGCGCAGGCCGCAGCTGAAACGGTTGTGGAGCGCACAACTCGTGGGCGGTGTGGGCGATGTCCTCGCGCTGTTCGTGCTGGTGCTCCTCGCCTTCCAGGCGGCGATCGCCGAGGGCTCCTTCGGGGGCGGATACCGGGGCGTCGCCCTGACGGTCGCGGCCGTCTTCGGTACACGCGCCCTCGCGACACTGCTCTTCGGGGCCGTACTCCTCGGGCCGCTCACGTCGCTGACCGCGCAGGAGGGCCCGCTCGACCGCCGCTGGACCATGGTCGGCGCGGACGGGCTGCGGGTCCTGCTGCTGATCGTCGCGCCCCTGTGGATCGACTGGACGCCGGACAACGCGCTCGCGGTGCTGCTGGTCACCGCGTTCGTGGCCGGTGTCGCCGAGCGGTTCTGGACGGTCTGCCGGGAGAGCGCGGCGCCCGCGCTGCTGCCCGCGCCGCCGCCGGAGGGCGCGACCGTACGGCCGCTGCCGGACCACATGGACGCGCTGCGGCGCCTGGCGCTGCGTACCGGATTCGTGGCCGTGCCCCTCGCGGCCGCCGTTCTCGTCGTCGCCGCGCTGCTCAACAATCTGCTGGGCGCGGGCATCGACTGGTTCGGGCAGCACCAGGCCGCGCTCGCCTCGTACGTCGCCGCCGGGCTCTTCGCCGCCTCGCTGTCCCTGGTGACCTTCCTCGAACTGCCCAAGACACGCACCCCGCGCGCGCGGTCGCCGCTCGAGGGGCTGCGCCGGCCCAAGACCGGCACCGGTGTGGACAAGGGGCGTACGGGTGCGATCCCGCTCCTGGTGCCCGCGTGCGGGGCTGTCGCCGGAGCGGTCGCCGCCGCTGTCGCCGTGGCCGTGCTGCATGCCAAGGACCTGGGCGGCGGGCCGGTGATGTACGGGCTGTTCGTCGCCGCGCTGACGGGCGGTGTGGTCGTCGGGATCCGTCGGGCGCCGTCCGTGCTGCCCTCGCTGTCACGGCGCCGGCTGCTCGCTCTCGCGATCGCCTTCACCGGCGTCGCGCTGCTCGCCGCCGGGCTGACCCCGGACGTCACGAGCGTGCTGCTGATCCTGGGGCTGGCCGGCGTCGGTGCGGGAATCGCCGCGAACACCGGGCACACGCTGCTCGACCAGGAGGCCGAGGACTTCCGGCGGGCGCGGACCACCGAGCATCTGCACGCCGTCGTACGGGTGTTCGTGGCGCTGGCGGTGCTCGTCGCTCCGCTGGTCGCCGCGGTCATCGGGCCGCACCGGCTGGAGAGCGGCAAGTTCGTGTTCGCGCACGGCGGTGCGGCCTTCACGTTGATGCTGGTGGGAGCGTTGCTGCTGCCGGTGGCCGCGTGGGTGCTCGCCAAGGCCGACGACCGGTCCGGGGTCCCGCTTCGGCAGGATCTGCGGGATGCCTTGCTGGGGGGCGACGATCCCGTTCAGGCTCCCGCCGAGACCGGGTTCTTCATCGCCCTGGAGGGCGGCGACGGGGCCGGGAAGTCGACCCAGGTCGAGGCGCTCGCCGAGTGGATCCGGGCCAAGGGACACGAGGTCGTGGTGACGCGGGAGCCGGGGGCCACTCCGGTGGGCAAGCGGCTGCGGTCGATTTTGCTGGATGTGTCGAGCGCCGGGTTGTCGAATCGGGCCGAGGCGCTGTTGTACGCGGCGGATCGTGCCGAGCATGTGGACACCGTGGTGCGGCCCGCGCTGGAGCGGGGCGCGGTCGTCATCTCGGATCGGTACATCGATTCGTCCGTGGCCTATCAGGGGGCCGGGCGGGACCTTTCTCCCACGGAGATCGCTCGGATCTCGCGGTGGGCGACCGATGGGCTCGTGCCGCATCTGACGGTGCTGCTGGACGTCTCGCCCGAGGCGGCGCGCGAGCGGTTCACCGAGGCGCCGGACCGGCTGGAGTCGGAGCCGGCGGAGTTCCACGAGCGGGTGCGTGCGGGATTCCTGACCCTCGCCGCCGCGGATGCCGGGCGGTATCTCGTCGTTGACGCCGCGCAGGACCCCGAGGCGGTCACCACTGTTGTCCGGCACCGGCTCGATGTGATGCTGCCGCTGTCCGAGGCCGAGGTGAAGGCGCAGGAGGAGGCCCGGCGCAAGGCCGAGGAGGAAGCGCGGCGCAAGGCCGAGGAAGAGGCCGCGCGGAAGGCCGAGGAAGAGCGGCTGGAGCGGGAGCGTCAGGAGGAACTCGCGCGGCTGCGGGCCGAGGAGGAGGAGCGCAAGCGGCGCGAGCTGGAGGAGGCTCAGCGGCGCGAGGCGGAGCGGCAGGCGGAGGAGGCCCGGCAGCGGGCCGAGGAAGCGCGTCGCCGTGCCGAGGAGGAGCAGGCGCGGCTCCTCGCGGAGGAGAAGGCCCGGGCCGAGCAGGAGGAACGGCGGCGGGTCGAGGAGGAACGGCGTCGTCAGCAGGCCGCGGAGGAGCAGCGGTTGCGGGCGGAGGCGGAGGCCCTGCGCCTGGAGAAGCAGCGGAAGGCCGAGGAGGCGTTGCTCCGGGCCGAGGAGGCTCGGAGGGTGGCCGCCGCGGCGGAGGCCGAGCGGGCGGCCGCGATTGCGGCGGAGGCTGAGAGGGCGGCGGCTGAGCGGGCGGCCGCGGCGGCGGCTGAGGCGGAGCGCGCCGCCGAGGCTGAGCGGGGTGCGGAAGCCGAGCGGGGAGCTCGGGCCGAGGCTGCGCGGAGCGGTAGGGCTGCGCGGGGTGGGCCTTCGACGGCTGACGACGCGGCGACTGTGACGACGCCGTTCGTGACGCCGACGAACGCGTCGGGCGGGCCTGTGGATGAGACGGCTGTGCTTCCGCCGGTGCGGGCGGATGGGCCGGGTGGGGCTGGTTCGTCGGGTTCGCCCCGTGGGGCGGGTGCGGACTCGGAGACGACGGCGAAGTTGCCGAAGCCGCCGGTGCCGTCCTCGGGGGCGGCTCCGGAGGATGAGACCACGGTGTTGCCGCAGGTGCCTTCGGGGGCGGCCGATGAGACGGCCGTGCTGCCGCCGGTGCGTGAGGACCGGGTGCCGCCGGGGTACTTCCGCGACGAGCGCTCCGGGCCGGACGGGGCGGAGGGCCGGACACGGGAGCTTCCGCAGGTCGATGAGGAGGGGACGCCGCGGCGGCGGCCTCGGTCGGACTGGGCCGAGGAGACGCCGTTGGACGATCTTCCTACGCTCGCGGACGAGCTGTTGGGCCCGCACGGCGAGGACGACACCGATGGCAGGCGGGGCTGGGGGCGGCGCCGCCGCTGA
- a CDS encoding DNA polymerase III subunit delta': MAVWDDLVGQERLIGQLDAAARDADGIVTAAEQGIAPPEASKMTHAWLFTGPPGAGRTTAARAFAAALQCVSPDRALGGSPGCGFCDGCHTALVGTHADVSTVAAVGAQILADDMRDTVRKSFTSPATGRWQVILVEDAERLNEKSANAVLKAVEEPAPRTVWLLCAPSLEDVLPTIRSRCRHVGLLTPSVDAVADMLVRREGIEPGAAALAARATQGHIERARRLATDPRARERRAAVLKLPLRVDDIGGCLRAAQELVDAASEESKQLAEEVDTKETEELKTAMGAVQGGRMPRGTAGVMKDLEDKQKRRRTRAQRDSLDVALTELTGFYRDVLALQLGARVALANVEVQDALERMARGGTPESTLRRIDAVAACREALDRNVSPLLAVEAMTMALRAG; the protein is encoded by the coding sequence GTGGCCGTGTGGGACGACCTGGTGGGGCAGGAGCGGCTGATCGGGCAGCTTGACGCGGCCGCTCGGGACGCGGACGGGATCGTCACGGCGGCGGAGCAGGGGATCGCGCCTCCGGAGGCGTCGAAGATGACGCATGCGTGGCTGTTCACCGGGCCGCCGGGGGCGGGGCGGACGACGGCGGCGCGGGCGTTCGCGGCGGCGTTGCAGTGCGTGAGTCCCGACCGGGCGCTCGGGGGGAGCCCGGGATGCGGGTTCTGTGACGGGTGTCATACGGCGCTCGTGGGGACGCACGCGGATGTCAGCACGGTGGCGGCGGTGGGCGCGCAGATCCTCGCCGATGACATGCGGGACACGGTGCGGAAGTCGTTCACGTCGCCGGCGACCGGGCGCTGGCAGGTGATTCTCGTCGAGGACGCCGAGCGGTTGAACGAGAAGTCGGCGAACGCGGTGTTGAAGGCGGTGGAGGAACCCGCCCCGAGGACGGTATGGCTGCTGTGCGCGCCCTCGCTGGAGGACGTGCTGCCGACCATTCGGTCCCGGTGCCGGCATGTCGGGCTGCTCACGCCGTCGGTGGACGCGGTGGCGGACATGCTCGTACGGCGGGAGGGGATCGAGCCGGGGGCGGCCGCGCTGGCTGCCCGGGCCACTCAGGGACACATCGAGCGGGCGCGGCGGCTGGCCACCGATCCGCGGGCCCGGGAGCGGCGGGCCGCCGTGCTGAAGCTGCCGTTGCGGGTCGATGACATCGGGGGGTGTCTCAGGGCCGCGCAGGAGCTGGTGGACGCGGCGTCGGAGGAGTCGAAGCAGCTTGCCGAGGAGGTCGACACCAAGGAGACCGAGGAGCTGAAGACGGCGATGGGCGCGGTGCAGGGCGGGCGTATGCCGCGCGGTACGGCGGGGGTGATGAAGGACCTGGAGGACAAGCAGAAGCGGCGGCGCACGCGGGCGCAGCGGGACAGCCTGGACGTGGCTCTGACCGAGCTCACCGGGTTCTACCGGGACGTGCTGGCCCTGCAGTTGGGGGCACGGGTCGCGCTCGCCAACGTCGAGGTGCAGGACGCCCTGGAGCGGATGGCGCGGGGCGGCACGCCGGAGTCGACGTTGCGGCGGATCGACGCGGTCGCGGCCTGCCGGGAGGCGCTGGACCGGAATGTGTCGCCCTTGCTGGCCGTGGAGGCGATGACGATGGCCCTGCGGGCCGGGTGA
- a CDS encoding alpha/beta hydrolase produces the protein MHTRRTSRPNRSLRVGGALLAAAALLVAGCSSGASSTAAGTAARAVDGTVDGGPVLGALPRATPSVLAPYYEQKLSWRTCEIPGFQCATMKAPLDYAKPSEGDIKLAVSRRKATGPGERLGSLLVNPGGPGGSAVGYVQRYAGIGYPAKVRARYDMVAVDPRGVAGSEPVECLTGRQMDRYTQTDLTPDDRGETAELATAYKRFAEGCGARAPKLLRHVSTVEAARDMDVLRAVLGDEKLTYVGASYGTFLGATYAGLFPERVGRLVLDGALDPSLPAHRLNQEQTAGFETAFQSFAKDCVRRKDCALGSTPAQVAENLRGLFERLDVRPLPTGDADGRRLGESLATTGVIAAMYDEGAWPQLRQALTEAVRKNDGAGLLALSDSYFERDPDGTYSNLMYANAAVNCLDLPAAYDTPEEVERALPAFEKTSPVFGRALAWASLNCAYWPVKPTGAPHRIEARGAAPIVVVGTTRDPATPYRWAQALASQLSSARLLTYDGDGHTAYGRGSSCVDSAINAYLLRGTPPTDGKRCSAS, from the coding sequence ATGCACACCAGGCGTACTTCTCGGCCGAACCGGTCCCTGCGGGTCGGCGGCGCGTTGCTCGCTGCCGCCGCGCTGCTCGTCGCGGGCTGCTCCTCCGGCGCTTCCAGTACGGCGGCCGGTACGGCGGCCAGAGCGGTGGACGGCACGGTGGACGGGGGGCCCGTCCTCGGCGCGCTGCCGCGTGCGACCCCGTCGGTGCTGGCCCCGTACTACGAGCAGAAGCTGAGCTGGCGCACCTGCGAGATCCCCGGTTTCCAGTGCGCCACGATGAAGGCCCCCCTCGACTACGCGAAGCCGAGCGAGGGCGACATCAAGCTGGCCGTCTCGCGGAGGAAGGCGACCGGCCCTGGTGAGCGGCTCGGCTCGCTGCTGGTCAACCCGGGCGGGCCGGGCGGGTCGGCGGTCGGCTATGTGCAGAGGTACGCCGGCATCGGCTACCCGGCCAAGGTGCGGGCGCGGTACGACATGGTGGCCGTCGACCCCCGGGGCGTGGCCGGCAGTGAGCCGGTGGAGTGTCTCACCGGGCGCCAGATGGACAGGTACACGCAGACGGATCTCACCCCGGACGACAGGGGGGAGACGGCTGAACTGGCCACCGCGTACAAGCGGTTCGCAGAGGGGTGCGGGGCGCGTGCGCCGAAGCTGCTGCGGCATGTCTCCACCGTCGAGGCGGCCCGGGACATGGACGTCCTGCGGGCCGTACTGGGCGACGAGAAGCTGACGTACGTCGGAGCCTCGTACGGGACGTTCCTCGGCGCGACGTACGCGGGGCTGTTCCCCGAGCGGGTCGGCCGGCTGGTGCTGGACGGCGCGCTGGACCCGTCGCTGCCCGCCCACCGGCTCAACCAGGAGCAGACGGCGGGCTTCGAGACCGCCTTCCAGTCCTTCGCGAAGGACTGTGTGAGGCGGAAGGACTGCGCGCTGGGGAGCACGCCCGCGCAGGTCGCCGAGAATCTGCGCGGGCTCTTCGAGCGGCTGGACGTGCGGCCGCTGCCGACCGGTGACGCCGACGGGCGACGGCTCGGCGAGTCCCTGGCCACGACGGGCGTGATCGCGGCGATGTACGACGAGGGTGCCTGGCCCCAACTGCGCCAGGCACTCACCGAGGCGGTCAGGAAGAACGACGGCGCCGGCCTGCTGGCCCTCTCGGACAGCTACTTCGAACGCGACCCCGACGGCACCTACTCCAACCTGATGTACGCCAACGCCGCCGTGAACTGCCTCGACCTCCCGGCCGCCTATGACACCCCCGAGGAGGTCGAACGGGCCCTGCCCGCGTTCGAGAAGACCTCCCCGGTCTTCGGCCGGGCCCTCGCGTGGGCCTCCCTGAACTGCGCGTACTGGCCGGTGAAGCCGACGGGCGCGCCACACCGTATCGAGGCCAGGGGAGCCGCCCCGATCGTGGTCGTCGGCACCACCCGCGACCCCGCCACCCCCTACCGCTGGGCCCAGGCCCTCGCCTCCCAGCTTTCCTCCGCCCGCCTCCTCACCTACGACGGCGACGGCCACACCGCCTACGGCCGCGGCAGCTCCTGCGTCGACTCCGCGATCAACGCCTACCTCCTGCGCGGCACACCCCCGACCGACGGAAAGCGCTGCTCAGCGTCCTGA